Part of the Heptranchias perlo isolate sHepPer1 unplaced genomic scaffold, sHepPer1.hap1 HAP1_SCAFFOLD_1744, whole genome shotgun sequence genome, GGTGAAGGGTTTGGATGAGCTACAGTTGGAGAAATTACAAAGACACCAACATCACAATTGCAGGGAGAGGGTGGCCCATCAAACCATCCGTTGGGTCACAGCAGCTGCCAGGCTGAGAAACACTTACAAAACCCACGGGAATGCAGACATCACCCCTGAGAAATCAAAGCAATTGTCACAGTACCTCCTGCAGTCGACCCCTTACACCTCCGATGGCACCAGGAAGCTCATACGGTACAGAGAGGATCTGGGCTCGGATTCCTGTCGGTTATACCAGATTGACACTTCTGGCAGCGCTCCGATCTCAGAACTGGATTTCGATCTTTCCGACTTGGAAGTACCCAGAGATGCCACTTACTGTCCGAATAAATGCTCGCCAAGAAAGTCACGGAAGCGAGTGAAGGAGGAGAGTGCTGCGGCTGGCACCATCCAGGCCGTGTGGAAAGGCCACTGTGCCCGCAGGGCCCTCCAGAGACAGGCCAGTGCCGCCACCAAAATCCAGGCCATTTTCAGAAGTTACCGGACCAGGAAAGAGTTTGAAAGTGAAGGGATTTTCCCCCTGGTTTATGTAAAGGCACCGGGCAAGATTCCAAGCAGAGACGCGCGGGCTGGGACTGGGAGGGCGACACTGGCCGATTGGCCATGTGTGGCATCACCGACCCCACCCGGCTCTCCGAAGGCTGGCAAAGTGGAGACTGATTTCCCCAAGATTTCTGAGCCAGCTGACCCACAGGGAATAGAACCACGTTCTAGGACTCCTCAACGAGTGGCAATGTCCGAAGAGGGCCAGCCGAACGTTGCTCCTAGCTCTCCCGCCGCTGTAACCCCTTGGTCACCATCACCCACCACACCAGACCCTCAAACAGCCCCGAGGAAGGGGAGTCGAAAACCGTGCAACTTCACTCAGATAAATCACTGGGCGCGAAGGTCGATCCGAACCAGGAAACACCATCAGGAGAAAGTTAAAGCTGCCTCCACCATCCAGGCAGCTTGGAGGGGCTACCAGGCAAGGATTGCAATCAGCAAACAGGGACTGGCAGCGGTGAAGATCCAGGCCGTGTTCCGAGGTTTCCAAATCAGGAAATTCTTGACCAGCATCGGGAAACAGGTGGAGGAAGTAGAAGAGAGCAGAGATCGAATTGTCTGGGAACCCACGCAGCCTGCTGAGAGCCCAGAGCATTTATATTTAAAGACAGATACAGCAACTGGAAACAGCTCCAGGGAATCATtgaataggagagggccaagacGTTCAGTAGCGTCTTACGCCCAGCGAAGCCCAGCGTGGAGAGTCCAGGCCAAACCAGACGGGCCAGCCATCTTTGTTAAGCGTAACCCTTGCTATAACCCCCGAAAGGTCACCATACATGTCAAGGCAGCAGTCGGAGACATGAGCTGAACCGAacgcacccctcccccaccaccaataTCCAATTGCAATGTCAACCATGAAAGCTTATCGGCAGCCAGAGATAATCAGGGAGATCGGCACTGCATTCCTTTAATAAAATAAAAGCCAAAAAAATGCACAGGGTCGTCTTGCGTTTATTGTTCGGAAGGTTTAACATTTAATGGTGGAGTGAGTAACCCAGTCCGTATCCTCCTGCATCTCCATTAGTCTGAGCTCCCCACCAGCTGTTACTCCCAGCCACTCACCCATCTCACCTTTCACCAGGTCACCcatctttacatagaattaaacagaatttacagcacagaaacaggccattcggcccaacaggtccgtgccggtgtttatgctccacacgagcctcctccctcccctcttcatctcaaacTATCCgcctatccttccattcctttctccctcatgagtttattgagcttccccttaaatgcatctatgctcatagaatcatagaatggttacatcacagaaggaggctattcggcccatcgagtccgtgtcggctctttgtaagagcaattcagttagtcccattcccccgctcttttcccgtaaccctgcaaattttttcccttcaagtatttattcaattcctttttgaaaaccatgattgaatctgcctccaccgccctttcaggcagagtattccagatcataactactcgctgcgtaaaagaagtttttcttcatgtcgccttccgttcttttgccaatcaccttaaatctgtgccctctggttctcgaaccttctgccaatgggaacagtttctctttatttactttatctaaacccttcatgatttgaacacttctatcaaatctcctctttatcttctctgctctaaggagaacaaccccagctactccagtctatccatgtaactgaagtccctcatccctggaaccattctagtaaatcttttctgcaccctctctaaggccttcacatccttcccaaagtgcggagcccagaattggacacaatactccagttgctattcacctcaatcactccttgtgggagcgagttccacattccaaccactctctgggtaaagaagtttctcctgaattccccattggatttatttatTAATACCAAAACttagtgttgccaaccctccaggattgtcctggagtctccaggaatgtaagattaatttccaggacactgctgggagcaacacTGGAGAAATATCACAGGGGCTTTAAATATAATTGtgtattttccattttctttgaacatttttgtttattggttataaaaatatcagagatAGGGAAAAagatgtttgactgacagtcaagaatcatccaatcggctaACAAAGAGCCTGcttgctttccgattggccgtgggaaggcggggcaacaTGATAGTGgacatgtcaggtgaccaatggcaggagtgtgggggcggagcactgtgaggatggacatgtcgggcaaccaatAGTTAGAgccgggttcctgctcctgaccactgCCCAGTGACTCCCGCTGGTCAGAGGGCTGATTGTCGGGTGAGGTTTGGATCTGTGACACTCTTTACATTCACCCATGATGAACGgagacttgggtgaggtactggagggtgcccCTGGTACCCACATCCCAGTGAAGGTCCCACCCCCTGTAGCGTTGCTTGGGGCATCACTGCAGCAATGAGCTTGTTGAGGGGATGGACCTGTGCTCGTGCTGAGCCTCTGAGACACTGTCAAAATTACACACTTCCTGGTCTTTGTGACCTCATCGATTGTAACAACTTGTCACCTTGTGATGTCACCCGGCCATTTGAGGGTTTGAAGCTGAACAAACTGCAGGTATTTCGAGAGGGAGGAGACGAGGAGAAGGTATTTCGCTCTGATTTATAGATCTCGTTCTGACAGAACTTTCCCAAACAAGCGGCGAACCCAGGACTAGGCTCCTGTTCCCAGTGCTCGGGCTGTTTTCTTCAAAGGAAACTAAAGGGGGATATGCCTTGAAGCAAAGGGGCAACCAACCAAACTGTGGGCCCCTATGCAGCTCCAAACCCAGGCAAGTGAGTCCTGCTCACGATTGTAATTCTTGCTCGATCTGTGTTTGAACTTTGAGGACCAGGAGGTTTGGAAAAggggctgttgcctcattggtggagaaatcctaaatcagaacactggGATCTTATTATCAACAACCTAAGGTATGTGGGAATTAGTGGGAACGGTGTGGGATTTAAACTCTCTCCGCGTACCCGACACTCCATCGAAAACACCAATCAAGCCCATTCAAAGCATCCCTCCACCAATGTTTAATCTTTGAGCTCTCTGATCCATCTGCAACCTCGTAAAACGGTGTCTGAGAGGAAGGAAGCTCGTGGCTACGACTCACTTGCCAGATCCGTGCCTTCCCAGCTGGACTTTTCCAGGATTTGTTTCTTGCCGAATGAACTAAAATTGAAGCTGTTTCAAATATGGCCGTGTATCCCATTCATTTTTACGCTGAGACCCCCGgatttccccctctgtctctcagcCTCTCCATTCCGGGACAGTGAGCCagggagatgtttctgagagagtgAACTGTTGCCTTCTCAGCTTTACTCCGCTGTTTTCTGGGTTCCCGGACAGAAACCAACTTTCTCCTGGGCCAAATCCCATTTCTTCTTTGGGTTTCGGCACCAGGTGAAGTGAAGGCCCAGATCAGTGACCTGAACTCTCTCTGCGTCCATTCCCGTGCACCAATTGGCTGCTGCTCTGGATCCGAGCCCATTACTTCCATCTCCCGTTTGTTTCTCTTGACCTGTCTCGTTTGCTTCTCTCCTGTCGCCTGCCCTTTCCTCCTTTGCCCTCCTTATAGTCAACCTCACCTAATCTCTCCGTCTTGAGCTCAGCCTCTGTCCTTTTgttttatgcttctgtgaagtgccttaaggcgtttttctatcttaaatattctcagcctccctccatggcctcgcccctccctatctctgtaacctcctccagccctacgaccctccaagatctctgcactcctccaattctggcctcttgcgcatccccaattttattcactccaccattggcagccgtgccttcagctgcctgggccctaagctctggaattccctccctaaacctctccgcctctccctcctcctttaagaccctcctttaaacctgcctctttgaccaagacctgtcctaatatttccttacgtggctcggtgtcaatttttgcacctgtgaagtgccttggggccttttactatgttaaaggcgctatataaatgcaggatgTGGCTGTCTGCTGATGCTGCCCCTCACAGGCCCACCAAAGGACCGGAAGGAGCCACACTGGCTGCCCCCGggatcctctccctctccccggggtcTCCAGGAGAGCTCAGTGAAGACCAGGGACTCAATCTTTCTGTAAAAAATCTAGTAAAATGGCCATTTTAATATTGACTAATTTCACACACTTTTTATGACTCTAATAATTCTCTGTACTTCTCTTTGCTAATTTACATGAAAGCTTCAAAAAGGAAGATGGAGAAAGATCAATGCACAGAAATATGTCACGAGAAAATAGATGAGAGAAAGAATGAACTTAAGGaacgagagaaagaaaaagataaagacagagacagagaaaaggaAAGACGGAGAAATAAACATAAAGAGAGCAGGAAAGCAGAAAGAAGGGAGGGCCGGGAAAAAGAAGAGAGGCGGGCAAATGGAGAAGAAGTCAGAATAGATAAGAAGGAAGATGAAACAAAAAGGAAAGACCATGAAGGTAattatcacaaaaataatttgaaGTTGCCTTGAAATGTGAACCATTCTCCCCTTTAACCCTCGCTGTACAGAAAtacaggttggaatctaatcgaggggttcgggggggtttatatatagaataacagatacccaggagtgagttacagactggaatctaatcgaggggttcaggggggtttatatatagaataacagatacccgggagtgagttacaggctggaatctaatcgaggggttcaggggggtttataaatagaataacagatacccgggagtgagttacaggctggaatctaatcgaggggttcgggggatttatagaataacagatacccggagtgAGATATTTGATGGTTATGATGTCCTGAGGTAagtgccccctttattctatcaGACTGCCCGTTTTCAGAATACTTGTGAAATCTACAAATTAATTGGGAATGGATAAAAAAAACTGTCTGAAGGGATGAAACAATAAATATTGATGAGAGGAGTGATGTCAGTGAGTGGAGGGGGAAGTACTGAGGGGGATAATGGGGGGAGTATTGAGGGGGCTACTGAGGGGAGAGTGCTGAGGGGGAGGCGAGGTGTACTGAGGGGGATGTACTGAGGAGGGAGTATTGAGGGGGGGCGAGGTGTACTGAGGGGGATGTACTGAGGAGGGAGTATTGAGGGGGGGTGAGGTGTATTGAGGGGGGGCGAGGTGTATTGAGGGGGATGTACTGAGGAGGGAGTATTGAGGGGGGGCGAGGTGTACTGAGGGGGGTGTACTGAGGAGGGAGTATTGGATGGGGGGGGCGAGGTgtattgagggggggggtgaggtgtacTGAGGGGGGTGTACTGAGGAGGGAGTATTGAGGGGGGGCGAGGTGTACTGAGGGGGGTGTACTGAGGAGGGAGTATTGAGGGGGGGCGAGGTGTACTGAGGGGGGTGTACTGAGGAGGGAGTATTGGATGGAGGGGCGAGGTGTACTGAGGGGGGTGTACTGAGGAGGGAGTATTGAGGGGGGGTGAGGTGTACTGAGGGGGGGgcccagggctcagtgctggccCCACTACTGTTCTTAATTGATGTAAATGACCCAAATTCAGAAacacaatgcaaagtggtcaaatttgtagatgataccaaactaggagtggCGGTGAAATCGGAAGAGGCAGCTCAAAATTTACAGGGTGGGTGAGCTGGACAAGAaatgtaagtgggcagaataaTGGCCGATGGAATTTACTGAAGATGAGTGTGAGATACTTCACACAGGAAGGAGAAATAGACGTCACATGACCTCCGTGACTGGTGTTGAAATATCGaaagatgaagctgaaagagagcCGGGAATCTCAGTAAACTCGACACTCAACGCGTCCAACCAAcgtagagcagcaatcaacaaaaccaataggATGTGGAACTACATGGTCAGAACAGTAGAGTACATCATTGGCaaactgtacagggctctggccagacccaccttgaccactgtacccagctctggtcagacccaccttgaccactgtacccagctctggtcagacccaccttgaccactgtgcccagctctggtcagacccaccttgagctctgtgtccatctctggtcagacccaccttgagctctgtgcccagctctggtcagacccaccttgaccaccgtgtccagctctggtcagacccaccttgaccaccgtgtccagctctggtcagacccaccttgaccactgtgtccagctctggtcagacccaccttgaccactgtgtccagctctggtcagacccaccttgaccactgtacccagttctggtcagacccaccttgagctctgtgtccatctctggtcagacccaccttgagcactgtgtccagctctggtcagacccaccttgaccactgtgtccagctctgctcaccaagaaacaagggagacattcaggtACTGGAGGCAAGAGTCACGAGGGAGGGTcaagggtctgagttatgaggaaagatcggaGAGACTGGGAACATTCATGTGAAAAGGTGGGGTCTGAATGGTGGCCTTATTCAGGATGTAAGATTGTTCAGGATATAGAAAAGGTtatcccagaatattactttaaattaaactgtgggaatAGAATTAGGAGATACCATAGGGGTAATTCTTTATAGATTGAGATGTATTATTGTGGGACAGGCTTTAATAAAACAAATGGCTTTGTCTACACGCAGTGTCTTATAAGTAAATTAGCAATGTTCATATAAATATTAAACAGAAATATTGCACAGTACAGCTGGATTACTGAAACCTCCATCAGTGGCTGGTTTCCTGTCTTCTTTCAAAATtctttctcgggatgtgggcgtcactggcgaggccggcatttattgcccttgagaaggtggtggtgagccgccttcttgaaccgctgcagtccgtgtggtgacggttctcccacagtgctgttaggaagggagttccaggattttgacccagtgacgatgaaggaacggcgatatatttccaagtcgggatggtgtgtgacttggaggggaacgtgcaggtggtgttgttcccatgtgcctgctgcccttgtccttctaggtggtagagatcgcgggtttgggaggtgctgtcgaagaagccttggcgagttgctgcagtgcatcctgtggatggtacacactgcagccacggtgcgccggtggtgaagggagtgaatgtttagggtggtggatggggtgccaatcaagcgggctgctttgtcctggatggtgttgagcttcttgagtgttgttggagctgcactcatccaggcaagtggagagtattccatcacactcctgacttgtgccttgtagatggtggaaaggctttggggagtcaggaggtgagtcactcaccgcagaatacccagcctctgacctgctcttgtagccacagtatttatatggctggttcagttaagtttctggtgaatggtgaccccctggatgttgatggtgggggattcggcgatggtaatgccgttgaatgtcaaggggagctggttagactctctcttgttagagatggtcattgcctggcacttgtctggtgcaaaggATCAAATGATAATTATTACAGAtgtattatgttttttttaagagTTGGTCTATTATTTTGTTAGCAGGTCCTAAATAACAATGAATAAGATTAAAGAGAGGGGCCAGGGAATACTTTGAAATGTCCTCTTCTTGGAAATGTGTCTGTAGAGTTTCTCAGATTATCAACAAGCAAAAGAAAAACCAAACAGGTGGGGAGATAAGAGCAGGAAACTTGGTCATGCCGAGGGAAGGGTGTAAACCTGCAGATCCCAGCAGGAGGGTCACCATATTCTTGCTCACCCAAAGACAGGAAAGGTCTCACTGACActgtgcaggacacagcacagaGCAGCCAAGGCTAGTCTGGGCCTGGGAATCTCAATTCTGAGGACAGTTTAAGGAAGTTGGGGAAAGAGGAGACTTCAAGGCGacctgattgaagttttcaaagtTATGAAAGGGATCGATGCACTTGAACCAGGCAAACTGTTCAcaatgacagaaagaaagaattatatttttatatcacctttcaccacctcaggacgtcccaaagtgcttcacagccaatgaaatacttttgaagtgtagtcgctgttgtaatgtaggaaacgccgcagccaacttgtgcacaacaagatcccacaaacaacaatgagataaatgaccagatcatctgttttttagtgatgttggtcgagggataaatattggctccaggacaccagggagaactggaatgcgctgcctgaaaggacggtggaagcagattcaataataactttcaaaagggaatcggataaatacttgaagggaaaaaatttacaggactatggggaaagagcaggggagtgggactaattggatagctctttcaaagagccagcacatgcacgatgggctgaatggcctccttctgtgctgtatcattctataattctatgagtctatgattttaCGATAGCCTTtattatcccacccagtctaatcccactctcctgctcactccccatatcctttaatatccctcattaaattaaatttttgttaggcaagggtattaagggttacggaaccaagacgggtcgatggagttaaactacagatcagccatgatctaatagaatggcagaacaggcccgaggggctgaatggccacctcctgttcctatgtatgttccttcctctttttcaagcaactatggcgtccacttttaaaagaatttacaaACTTTTCACCAATAacggtttgtggcagagaattctacattctaaccacccctTTAATTCTTTGTTATGATTATCTTAATTTTTTGCCCTCTCGTTACTCCGTCTgtaaccaatggaaacaatctctcaccaGTCACCCTTTCATAATTCTGAAACTGGAGATCTGTCAGATCACATTAACCTGATCAGTTCTAGTGAGAAATTTCTCATTCCTGATAACATCCTGACTTTAgtcttcatagaattacataaaatgtacagcacggaaacaggccattcggcccaacaggtctatgttggtgtttatgctccacacgagcctcctccctccctacttcatctcaccctatcaccagatccttctatttctttctccctcatgtgtttatccagcttccccttaaatccatctacactattcgtcttgactactccttgtgggagtgagttctacattttcaccactctctgggtaaagaagtttctcctgaattccctattggatttattagtgactatcttatatctatggccccctagttctggtctcccccacaagtggaaacatcttctctacatctaccctatcaaaccctttcataatcttaaagacctctatcaggtcacccctcagccttctcttttctagagaaatgagccccagcctgttcaatctttcttgatcgttataacctctcagttctggtatcatccttgtgaatcttttttgcaccttctccagtgcctctatatcctttttataatatggagaccagaactgtgcacagttctccgagtgtggtctaaccaaggttcgaaacaagtttaacataatttccctgcTTCAGTTATAAACTTTGCAGCTTTACAACCATATTTTAAACAGTCACTGTCAGGGAGCAAGAAATGAAACAATTGTTAGCCTCTAAGTTTAGGCCTTGTAATCCCTGAACACCATTTAACCCCTGGGTTCACTTACTCTGTGGAAAGACTCTCAACGTTTGCTGTTCAATGAGGCCTGGGGAATGGTGTATAAAATAGTTCTCTTAATCTGCAAATATTTGCTAATGAAATACTCTCTGTTGTGTTGTTAGGTCATATAATGGATCAAGGTAATGCTGTTGTCATCGTTCAGACACCATTGAACTGTCACGAGGACAACCTGATCACTAAGGAAGAGAAACCAGGTAAAACCATCAAATCAGTCTCGACACATAACACACGAGGAGCAACAGCAGACTTGGAGTCAAAGGGAAGGTCACGAGATGATAAATATTCCGGAGGTCAAACCCAGCCAAGGGATGAAAGGGACAGCAAGGGAGGCGGAGAGAAGATTCTAGAACGGACGGAGAAGGTTTCTCTCTCCAGCATGCACCCAGAGACGAGGCATGGTGTCTCAGAAAATCACAGACCTGTCTCGGTGGAAAGGGAAAGTTGGGGGGACCCCTACATCAGTCCATCGTCACGGCGCCCAAAGTACAGCTACAGGGccaacatggacaaaggagaagAGGAGGTCAACAAACATCACCATGAGAAGCATTACTGTCCCTCCTCAGAGTCCCTCACAGAACCCAGCTGTAGAATTGCCCACATCATACATTCAAATATCAGCAACCCTGAACCAAAGGTCAGCCCAAGTAAGCACCGGAGCTCAGACAAACCTCCGAGGCCAGAATCCAAAGATCCGAGCAGGAAGCGGGCAGAGAACAGACTGAGTCCCAATGTCCATCTTTATATGTCTGAGTTAGTGCCTCACCCCTTCGAAACCAAGACCCAGACGCCAAATTCACCAGCAGACAGTCGGGCTGCAGTTGAGCACGGTAAAAGGAAGTCCAGAAGGACCTCAAAAGACGAAAATGCGAATGGCGGCAGCACCCAGGTGGTACGCGCGACTGACGAGGATACTTTGAATGGTAGGGACGACagactgggcaaaactgtgaaGCTCAGCACCGAGTCTCCCAGAGATACAGCATTCGACACGGAATCAAAGGGAAGGTCACGAGATGACAAATATCCCGGAGGTCAGACCCATTCAAGGGGTGAAAGAGACAGCAAGGGAGGCGGGGagaagattctagaatggtcggaGAAAGTTTCTCTCTCCAGCACACACCCAGAGATGAGATATGGGGTCTCGGAAAATCACAGGCCTTTCTCGGTGGAAAGGGAAAGTTGGGGGGACCCCTACATCAGTCCGTCGTCACAGCGCCCAAAATACAGCTACAGGGccaacatggacaaaggagaagAGATCAGATATGGTCCTGATAAATATTCAGGCTCCCACTGCACGCCTGCAGAACCCAACCTGCGAGCTTGTCAGAAGATGGAGTACACTGTGATATCAAACATCACAAGCCCTGAGGTCAAGAGGAAACACATAAAGCACAAGAGTGTGGCAAAGGAACATCTGAACACTGAACTGGCAGTGAAGGGCCTGCACAACACCCAACCAGCAGCACAAGCTAAGTCTGATGCTACAGCAGGGCAGGTACTGAGTGGACCCACAGACAGCCCTCTGGCACCTGAATATCCTGTAAGA contains:
- the LOC137309674 gene encoding uncharacterized protein, yielding MEKDQCTEICHEKIDERKNELKEREKEKDKDRDREKERRRNKHKESRKAERREGREKEERRANGEEVRIDKKEDETKRKDHEGHIMDQGNAVVIVQTPLNCHEDNLITKEEKPGKTIKSVSTHNTRGATADLESKGRSRDDKYSGGQTQPRDERDSKGGGEKILERTEKVSLSSMHPETRHGVSENHRPVSVERESWGDPYISPSSRRPKYSYRANMDKGEEEVNKHHHEKHYCPSSESLTEPSCRIAHIIHSNISNPEPKVSPSKHRSSDKPPRPESKDPSRKRAENRLSPNVHLYMSELVPHPFETKTQTPNSPADSRAAVEHGKRKSRRTSKDENANGGSTQVVRATDEDTLNGRDDRLGKTVKLSTESPRDTAFDTESKGRSRDDKYPGGQTHSRGERDSKGGGEKILEWSEKVSLSSTHPEMRYGVSENHRPFSVERESWGDPYISPSSQRPKYSYRANMDKGEEIRYGPDKYSGSHCTPAEPNLRACQKMEYTVISNITSPEVKRKHIKHKSVAKEHLNTELAVKGLHNTQPAAQAKSDATAGQVLSGPTDSPLAPEYPVRKTRKSSREKSSATINALETWNSPESLSTVAKETDGYGQGCLTTGGLKSLEGWGRGFTSETQFEAKHEDWFPESKDGLPSAEKKETYQGPRALNSRRPRYSYGTNVDMEDDSIHLLNKNVSRVSVEPVLRITNKSEYMVSSTSTSPETNRKLIKYSNSLEEQPPTLSNFINKAKQLEIATTMQPISAYGSPTMPCPLSSANVTKDNQQAAYNGQDCGGSAFMYKNSVIGGHLELSSTNSQDRPHGEYQRGGYCKPYLLDLPDGDTDRDRRETATGDIKLMASHSSTSLRQRAVSSLGMTLTDGTLCVDIPRPIVSASRKNLIGTIPYNTEIVSNKLRSKPGHFKHQYQECQKRSLQTRKRYQEEVNAALMIQAAWKGYQTRTEIRKQAEAAVIIQAAYRGYQIRKFLTEGISEDEIDELNDMQDVDWRDYDHPEIFLEEISHSDYSESDAESTDDWMESPVSMIMGSPGSYGPEGHVKEDSAIEVCGPNPLLQYESVYQSQSCNWGGI